GAACACGCCCACGGCATCGGCGAGCTCGATCCCGTGCTTACGGCGGTTCTCGGCGGCCTTGGCCGGGTCCCACGCATACGTCATGTCTCAACGTATGTACGCGTGTGCACCGCCGCAAGCGGTCCCCACTGGCCAGCCCGGCGCCAAATCCCGCGTTCGAGCACCGCTGCTTTCACCTCATGAGCGCGATGACTGCATAACGTCTGGGTTCTGCTGCGCCGCATCCAATAGTGGCGGGGTGGGCCGGCGCCGTGTCCCTCCCCGTACGATAAAGGGCGCCGGCCCACCCCGCTTGCCCGAGCGGCGGCAGCAGCAACCCTCTGTTAGGCGGCGCTCTGTCACTAGCGTTGCTCAATCAGGACGTTGGTGATCACCACATCCTTGGTGCTACCTCCCAATCCAATGGAGAGCTTTAGCAAGAGCGTGCCCGATGTGCCTAGTAGGCGTGGCGCAGTGAAGGGTGCGATCAGCAAGAGCTTCCCACCTGCAGGCACTTGTTCATCCAGCATTTGCGTCCACCCTTTCAGGCGCCCGACTTTGCTGCCGAACTGAGCCTCTTCCGCTTCAGACTTCACGCCGAGATCGTCCGTCATGAAGACGGCGTCCACGTAGAGGTGCTTGTTCTTGCGCCCTGTGGCGTCGGTATTGGCAAATTGAATGCCGCAACTCACGACGTCGTTCCGGTCGGCTACACCGCAGACGAGAACTGTTATCGCAAAGTGCTCTAACGCTCCCGTTGCCGCAGAGCGCGGCGGGGTGGCTCTCCGTTGCGGCCGCTCATCGCTGGTCGCTTCCGGCGCAGGCTCGTCGAAGACCTCGGCACTTGGAAAGGGCACCCGATCGGGAGGGCTGTTCAAGAGCGCTCGCAGATCGCCCAAGGTGACGGCGAAGTTCAGGTTCTGGCCGAGCCGCAAGGAGGCCACGCTCACACCGATTACTTCCCCTCTGGTGTTGAGGACGGGACCACCGGAGGACCCGGACGAGATGGGTGCCGATATCTGCAGAAGCTTGCGCTCCTCGACGTCGCGCACTCCACTGAGCAATCCATCGCTGATGGTGTTCGCCAAGCCTTCGGGGGCACCGATCACGTAGACGCGTTCCCCAATCGTGGCCGGTGTTCGCGCCACCGGCAGCACCCCTGGTGCATCTGCGATGCGCGACAGGACCACTAGGTCGGTGGTTGTGCTCAAAGCCGCCTAACGACCCGCGGTTCGCCCGCAGGCCAGAATACAAAAGCCGCCGCACCCCGCGACGACCTTGCCCTGTGATCTACTAGTCGCGGGGTGCGGTGGCCAGCCCCACGGCCTGTCGGGCGCTACCGCTTGTTATGCTCCCGCGGGGCCGCCGACGCTCAGCGAGCAGCCCGCCGCCCCTCCGTTCGGCCCCGTGCACCCTCGACCGTCGCCAGGTCTCGGACGGACGCGAGCGACGCCGCTCTTGGGCGACCACCCTGGGACCCGAGGCACTCCCTCCCGCCGAGCACCCCCCGAGCACCGTGTTCAACCGGCGGCCGCGTTATCCGCTGGTGACGGTTGCTCCCGGTGTGCTGTGTGGGCGTTGCGGATAACGCGGTCGCGACCCCGCCGCCGGTCGTGCCGTTGAAACAACAACGCCATTGCTGGGGACAGCACCACCACTGCCCCAGTGAGCATAACGCCCACGGTTCGCCCGCGGGCCATCAAATAGAGCCGCCGCACCCCGCGACGACCTTCCCTGTGATCTACTAGTCGCGGGGTGCGGCGGCCAGCCCACGCCCGGCGGGCGCAACCGTTTGTTATGCTGCCCCGGGGGCGGCGACGCCCAGCGCAGGCCGCCACTGCCAGCCGAGCGGCCCCAGGCACCCTCGACCCTGGCCGCGCGCGGACGGCCGCCCCAGGCACCGCGCGCGGTTGGGCACAGCGGGCCCCGAGCGAGGCACCTCCCCGTGCAGTGGGACCCGAGGTAACGCGAAGGAGTCGGTGGGGGCGACCGACGCCGCGGAAACGGTTCTTATAGAACAGGGCGCGGGGAGCACGCGCGGGCCGGCATTCCGGTGGGCGCCGTAATCAATGCGCGTGGCCCCGCGGCCGGTGCCGACAGCTTGACGTCAGTCAGAACAGAGCCCTGCTGCTGACGAGGCACCCACGACTCTTCCGGTCAGCATAACGCCCACGGTTCGCCCTTGGGCCATCAAATAAAGCCGTCGCACCCCGCGACGACCTTCCCTGTGATCTACTAGTCGCGGGGTGCGGCGGCCAGCCCTCCGGCCCGCCGGGCGCAACCGTTTGTTATGCTGCCACGGGGCGGCGCCGCCCGGCGAGGCCATCACCCGCGGCCCGGGCGGCCCCGTGCACCTTCGACCGACGCCAGGCCGGGCCGGCCGCACCGGGCGCCGCGCGCGAGTTGGACACAGCGGGACCCGAGCGCGGTACTTCCCCTGGCAGTGGGACGCGAGGTAACTCGGGCGAGCCGGTGGGGACGACCCGCGCTGCGAGCACGGTTG
The DNA window shown above is from Gemmatimonadota bacterium and carries:
- a CDS encoding trypsin-like peptidase domain-containing protein yields the protein MVLSRIADAPGVLPVARTPATIGERVYVIGAPEGLANTISDGLLSGVRDVEERKLLQISAPISSGSSGGPVLNTRGEVIGVSVASLRLGQNLNFAVTLGDLRALLNSPPDRVPFPSAEVFDEPAPEATSDERPQRRATPPRSAATGALEHFAITVLVCGVADRNDVVSCGIQFANTDATGRKNKHLYVDAVFMTDDLGVKSEAEEAQFGSKVGRLKGWTQMLDEQVPAGGKLLLIAPFTAPRLLGTSGTLLLKLSIGLGGSTKDVVITNVLIEQR